The genome window CAAAATGCTCAAGGAGCTGGCCGCTGCCGATGTGGTGTTTTTCGGGGAGCAGCACAACGACCCCCTGGCCCACTGGCTGGAGCTGCAAGTTACCAAAGACCTTTTGCGCCTGCGGCAGGGCCAATTGGTGCTGGGCCTGGAGATGTTTGAGCGCGACGTGCAGCCCCTGGTCGATCAGTACACAACGGGTGAGTTATCGGACCAGGCCTTTGAGGAGCAAAGCCGCCCCTGGCCCAACTACAGTACCGACTACAAGCCCTTGCTGCAACTGGCTAAGCAGCAGAAATTTCGGGTGGTAGGTACCAATGTACCGCGCCGCTACGCTTCCCAGGTAGCAAAAGGCAGCCTAGCAAGCCTAAGCGAGTTACCTGCCGCGGAAAAAGCCTGGCTCGCGCCGCTACCCCTAACGGTAGACTACAAACTGCCCGGCTATAAAAACATGGCAAAGATGTTCGGGGGCGACGCTGCCCACGCGGCAGGGGTGCAGCATATTATTCAGGCCCAGGCGCTAAAGGATGCCACCATGGCCTACTTCCTCAACCAGGCCCGCCCCGAAGGCCATTTGCTGCTCCACCTTAACGGCGCCTACCACTCCGACAACCACGACGGCATTCTGGCCTACCTGCGCCAGCAAAACCCTAAGCTGAAGGTGCTGACCATCAGCACTGTTTCGCAGGAGCAGTTAAGCCGGCTGGACCCGGATAATGCGCAGAAAGCAGATTTCGTGCTTGTCGTGCCCACCGACATGATTAAGACTTACTAGGCTGCCGCTAAATGTCGGACGGGAAACCGTTAGAACGGCTGTGCAGATCAAGTCTAGTAACTCACGAAGGGCATTTGGCCCACGAATTCCTCGCTTTCTACTTGCTTGAGGATGAAGTCGGCCAAATCGGCGCGACTAATGCTGGTGCTGGCGTTTACGCCTACCCAACCTACGCGGTACTGGCCGCGGGCGGGTCCGGTGGTCAGGCGGGGGGCTCGTACCACTTCCCAGTCTAAGCCGCTGGCTTGCAACACGTCGGCGTGGCCCTGGGCGTCGGTTAGTACGTGAGGTACGGCTAGGCGCATGATGCCCCGAATGAGCTTGTCGGCTAGCTTGGGCTGATCGGCGGGGTAGGGGAGGCCCCCGCCCGAAAGGCTGATGATACGCCGGATGCCCTGTTCTTGCATGGCGGCAATGATATTAGCTGTACCGCGCGTCTGCACGTCTTTGGGCGAGTTTTTCACCTGTCCAAATAAACTCACGACCACATCAGTGCCCTGCAGGGTGCGCGCCACGTCGGCGGCGTTGAGCACGTCGCCGGGAATCACTTCCAGCTGCGCGGATTGTTGCGGGATGCTAGCCGGGTTGCGGGCCAGGGCGCGCACCGAGTAGCCCTGGGCCAGGGCCAGAGGTAAGAATTGTTGGCCGGTGAGGCCGGAGCCGCCAAAGAGGGCAATACGTTTCATAAGCGCAAAAACAGCATGTTTCAGGCAAAGAACCGTAGCTTCGGGGTACTGGTTGCCATGGCTGGTACTAACCTTCAGGTAAGAAATGACGCCTTTGCCCGTATCCATCACCCCGCGCTGTCCCATCCGGACTACCTTGGAATTGGTAGGCGGCAAATGGCGCCTGCTAGTGCTGCACCAACTGAGCGGCGGGCCCCTACGTTTTGGCGAGTTGAAGCGCCTGCTGCCGGGTATTAGCGAAAAAATGCTGGTGCAGGAGCTGCGTCTGCTCACGGATGCTGACTTGCTTAGCCGGCGTAACTACGGCGAGGTGCCGCCCCGCGTGGAGTACGCCCTAACGCCCACGGGCGAGGCCGCGCTACCCTTAGTAGCCGCCGCTGCCACCTTCGGTCAGCATTACCTGCGTACCCTGCCCCATAACCAGAGCCCAGACCACCAGTTGCTACCCCCAGGCCCGGCGAAGGAATAACTTCCATTGACTCGTCTGACTTGTCTTCCTTCTAACGTATAGCTCGCCATGATTTCCACCCTCAACTATACTGCCCTACCCGATGCTGCCGCCTTGCAGCGCCTATGCCAATCATTGGCCGTGCTGGACGCCGTTAACTCCCAGGATCTGGAGTACCGCTATTATACATACAATCCTAACTGGGATGAAAACGAGGCGCTTTTCGAGATGAGCGACGGTGAGGGCGACCAAATGCTGGTGCTGTTTCGGCCGGAAGGCTGCTGCATCAACGGCTACCTGGAGGGGTACGACCAACCCGACAAGGCCCAGGTAACGCGCGGACTCCCGGAGGCTTTCGATGAGTTTATTTTCGGCGAGCCGGTAAATTCCATTGGCACTACCTTTTGCCTGTGGTACACGCCCGCGCACGGCTGGCAAACGGGGGTAGTGGAAAGTGAGGACGACGGTTCGGAAGAGCTGCTCTTCATCTTCGATGGCCGGCCCGCTACCTATACGGAATGGGCCAACGAGTATTTCATTGATGAAACCGACCGGGACCCGATTGATGAAGCTACCGTAGCCCGCATCTACCAGCACGAGCCCCTGACCCGAGAACTGGTACAGGAGCTGATAGACCCGCTGGAAGACTGGTCGCAGCTGGAAGCTGACCTGCAGGCCATTGGCTACCCCTACAATTTCAGCTAAGGCTAAGGAGCTCTACTTAAGTGCCCCTGTAAGGTAGAGGATGCTTGAGGTCCGCGGACGCCAGCGCCAGCAGAGCGGCCTTGAGGAGTTACTGAGTCAGGTAGCCGTTGCTGGCGCTGTTGCCGGTGCGTCTTTTAGTACGTACTGCTGCGCTACTGCGGTAAAAGCCGCTACTTGCTGCTGTTGCCACTGCTGGTCTTTTCCTAGCTCCTGGCCCAGCAGTGCCGCTACCGTGGGGGCCATGCGCAGGGCGGCGCGGGCATCCAGAAACAGCACCCGAACCCGCCGAGCCAGTACGTCTTCTACGGTGCGAGCCATTTCGTAGCGGGCGGCCCACACCACCTCCGCCCACACAAACTCCAAGTTTTCATCTAGCTTCTGACTAAGTTCGGGCCGGTGGGCAATGAGTTGCTGCAGAGCCGGTAGGTCGGAGCCGTAAACGGAGAGGTGGCTGCTCCGGTCGGGGGTAGGCTGGGCGCCGTGAAGGGCAAGGTGGGCGGTTTGGCTGGGGGCCGGAGCGAGCTTGCCAAGTGCAATAACTTTATCGACGGTGTCTTGGGCCATCCGGCGGTAGGTAGTCCATTTGCCGCCCGTAATGGTTAGGAGGCCAGCCGGGGAAACCAGAATTTTGTGGCTGCGCGAAATCTCTTTGGTCTTTTCAGACCCACTCTGCGGAGCCGCCAGGGGCCGCAGCCCCGCGAAGATGCTCAGCGCGTCGCTCCGTTGGGGCGCGTGGGTGAGGTACTGGGCCGTAGTACGCAAAATGAAGTCGATTTCCTCTTCCAGGGCCTGGGGCTCTAGGCTATGTTCGTGGAGGGGAGTATCGGTAGTGCCCAGCACCACGCGGCCGTGCCAGGGCACCGCAAATAGCACGCGGCCGTCCTCGGTTTTCGGAATCATGAGGGCATCATTGCCGGGCAGAAACGAGTTGTCGACCACAATGTGTACGCCCTGGCTGGGCCGCACCAGCTTGCGACCACCGGGCTGGTCCATTTGCCGGATGTCATCCACAAAAACGCCGGTAGCATTCACCACGGTTTTCGCCCGTAGCGCATAGGTAGTGCCGGTTTCGTGGTCGGTAGCCTGCACGCCCACCACCTGGCCGTGCGCATCCTTTAGCAACCCCTGCACCCCGCAGTAGTTAAGCAGAACCGCACCTTGCTCAATAGCCGTTTGCGCCAGGTTGACAGCCAAGCGGGCGTCGTCGAACTGCCCATCATGGTATAGTACGCCCCCGCGCAGGCCGGCGGCTTTCAAGTTGCCCAGGCGCAGCAGGGTTTCGTTTTTGCTCAGGTGCCTTGAGGCGCCTAGGCTAAGCTCCCCGGCCAGCAAGTCGTACATTTTCAGCCCAATGGTATAAAACGGACCGCCCCACCAGCTGTAGTTTGGAATGATAAAGTTCTGGTTCTTGACGAGGTGGGGCGCGTTTTTCAGGAGCAGGCCGCGCTCATACAGGGCCTCGCGCACTAGGCCTACGTCGCCCTGCGCGAGGTAGCGCACCCCGCCGTGCACCAGCTTGGTGCTGCGGCTGCTGGTGCCCTTGGCATAATCAATCTGCTCCAGCAGCAGGGTTTTATAGCCCCGACTGGCGCCATCCAGGGCGATGCCCAGGCCCGTGGCCCCGCCGCCAATTATAAGTAAGTCCCAGAGTGGTTGCGCGGTAAGCTGCCGGATTAAGTGCTCACGCTGGAAGAGGAGTTCAGGGTGGTTGTGCTGCATAGCTGTGGCCGTAACCCTAGCTCAACGGTCCAGGTTACTTTCCTTGCATCAACGGATTGCCGCCGAAATAGATAATTTCAGCCGTGCCCGACTATTGGCACGCTGCGCTAACGCCCTATGAATGCCCACCCTATGTTGTTTCGCGAGGCCCAGGTAGCAGATATTCCCCAACTCACGGTGGTGCGCCTGGCCGTGCAGGAAAACCGCTTATCCGACCCTAGACTAGTTACGGGCCCGGATTACGTGGACTACCTTACCCGGCGCGGCAAAGGCTGGGCATGTGAGGTCAACGGGACCATCGTAGGCTTCGGAATTGCCGACTTGCTGGGCCACAGTATCTGGGCCCTATTCGTGCAGCCGGAGTTTGCCGGGCTAGGCATTGGTAAAAAGCTGCATGAGCTGATGCTAGACTGGTACTTTGCCCAATCTTCCGAAACCGTTTGGCTCAGCACGGCTCCCGGCACCCGCGCCGAAGAGTTTTATCACTGTCAAGGCTGGCAGAATACCGGACGGACGACAAGCGGAGAAGTGCGGTTTGAAATGGGGGTAGGTGAGTGGAATAATCGAAAGCCTCTATAGCCTTTGTGAGTTCCACAAACCAATGAGATGAACCAAGCTATGAGCCGTTACTTGTTACCGCTATTGGCACTACTGCTAAGCCACTCGGGCATTGCTCAATCCAGCTTCACTGTGGTACCGTTAGGCGTAAAAGGTGGTTTGCAGGAGGACAACCTTTCGGCCTACCTGGTGGCAGCGGCCGGCTCGAGTGCCTACGTCTGCCTGGATGCCGGAACAGTGTATAGCGGCGTAGAAAAAGCCATCAGCAACCGGGTGTTCTCTGTTCCTGCCGGCGAGGTAGTGCGCACTCAGATTCGAGCCTACCTCATTTCCCATGCCCACCTCGACCACATAGCCGGCCTGCTGCTAGGGGCCCCCGACGACACGCCGAAAAGTATTTATGGCTTGCCAAGCTGCCTGGCCACCTTACAGAATGACTACTTCAACTGGCGGGCCTGGCCCAACTTCGGCGACGGGGGCAGCCCGCCGGCCCTGAAGAAATACCAGCTGCGAGAATTGCCACTTCAGCAGGAAACGGCCCTTGAAAACACGCCGCTCCGGGTGCAGGCCTTTGCGCTCAGTCACGGCCAACCCTACCAAAGTG of Hymenobacter sublimis contains these proteins:
- a CDS encoding glycerol-3-phosphate dehydrogenase/oxidase, with translation MQHNHPELLFQREHLIRQLTAQPLWDLLIIGGGATGLGIALDGASRGYKTLLLEQIDYAKGTSSRSTKLVHGGVRYLAQGDVGLVREALYERGLLLKNAPHLVKNQNFIIPNYSWWGGPFYTIGLKMYDLLAGELSLGASRHLSKNETLLRLGNLKAAGLRGGVLYHDGQFDDARLAVNLAQTAIEQGAVLLNYCGVQGLLKDAHGQVVGVQATDHETGTTYALRAKTVVNATGVFVDDIRQMDQPGGRKLVRPSQGVHIVVDNSFLPGNDALMIPKTEDGRVLFAVPWHGRVVLGTTDTPLHEHSLEPQALEEEIDFILRTTAQYLTHAPQRSDALSIFAGLRPLAAPQSGSEKTKEISRSHKILVSPAGLLTITGGKWTTYRRMAQDTVDKVIALGKLAPAPSQTAHLALHGAQPTPDRSSHLSVYGSDLPALQQLIAHRPELSQKLDENLEFVWAEVVWAARYEMARTVEDVLARRVRVLFLDARAALRMAPTVAALLGQELGKDQQWQQQQVAAFTAVAQQYVLKDAPATAPATAT
- a CDS encoding GNAT family N-acetyltransferase, whose protein sequence is MLFREAQVADIPQLTVVRLAVQENRLSDPRLVTGPDYVDYLTRRGKGWACEVNGTIVGFGIADLLGHSIWALFVQPEFAGLGIGKKLHELMLDWYFAQSSETVWLSTAPGTRAEEFYHCQGWQNTGRTTSGEVRFEMGVGEWNNRKPL
- a CDS encoding MBL fold metallo-hydrolase, translated to MALLLSHSGIAQSSFTVVPLGVKGGLQEDNLSAYLVAAAGSSAYVCLDAGTVYSGVEKAISNRVFSVPAGEVVRTQIRAYLISHAHLDHIAGLLLGAPDDTPKSIYGLPSCLATLQNDYFNWRAWPNFGDGGSPPALKKYQLRELPLQQETALENTPLRVQAFALSHGQPYQSAAFLVRNGRSYLLYLGDTGADAVEQSQHLRAVWQAVQPLVKARQLKAIFIEASYPNSQPVKQLFGHLTPALLMQEMQVLSQLTGPAALWGLPVVITHLKPSPGNEAAIKQQLTDANKLHLQLLFPEQGQRLEF
- a CDS encoding winged helix-turn-helix transcriptional regulator, which translates into the protein MTPLPVSITPRCPIRTTLELVGGKWRLLVLHQLSGGPLRFGELKRLLPGISEKMLVQELRLLTDADLLSRRNYGEVPPRVEYALTPTGEAALPLVAAAATFGQHYLRTLPHNQSPDHQLLPPGPAKE
- a CDS encoding ChaN family lipoprotein, translating into MTQKFLLLPLFCLLLSLPLRAADKPAYRLFTAAGKAATYDKMLKELAAADVVFFGEQHNDPLAHWLELQVTKDLLRLRQGQLVLGLEMFERDVQPLVDQYTTGELSDQAFEEQSRPWPNYSTDYKPLLQLAKQQKFRVVGTNVPRRYASQVAKGSLASLSELPAAEKAWLAPLPLTVDYKLPGYKNMAKMFGGDAAHAAGVQHIIQAQALKDATMAYFLNQARPEGHLLLHLNGAYHSDNHDGILAYLRQQNPKLKVLTISTVSQEQLSRLDPDNAQKADFVLVVPTDMIKTY
- a CDS encoding NAD(P)-dependent oxidoreductase, with product MKRIALFGGSGLTGQQFLPLALAQGYSVRALARNPASIPQQSAQLEVIPGDVLNAADVARTLQGTDVVVSLFGQVKNSPKDVQTRGTANIIAAMQEQGIRRIISLSGGGLPYPADQPKLADKLIRGIMRLAVPHVLTDAQGHADVLQASGLDWEVVRAPRLTTGPARGQYRVGWVGVNASTSISRADLADFILKQVESEEFVGQMPFVSY